In Isoptericola variabilis 225, the genomic window CCTCGACGCCAAGGGCGTGCTGCACCGGCTGCACCCCAAGGTGATCGCGCGGCAACGCTCGCGCATCGGCATGGTGTTCCAGCGCTTCCACCTGTTCCCGCACCTCACGGCGCTGCAGAACGTCATGGAGGCGCCCGTCCAGGTGCGCGGGCTGTCGCGCGCGGCCGCCCGCGAGCGGGCGCTCGAGCTGCTCTCGCGCGTCGGGCTGGCCGACCGGGTCGACCACTACCCGGCGCAGCTGTCCGGCGGGCAGCAGCAGCGCGTCGCGATCGCGCGGGCGCTGGCCATGGACCCCGAGCTCATGCTCTTCGACGAGCCGACCTCCGCGCTCGACCCCGAGCTCGTCGGCGAGGTGCTCGCCGTCATGCGCGACCTCGCGCGGGACGGGATGACCATGGTCGTCGTCACGCACGAGATCGGGTTCGCGCGCGAGGTGGCCGACCACGTCGTGTTCATGGACGACGGCGTCATCGTCGCCGAGGGCCCGCCGTCCGAGGTGCTCGACAACCCCGCCGAGCCGCGGCTGCAGGAGTTCCTCTCCCACGTGCTGTAGTCCACCGACCGCCACATCAGCCCGTCCGGCCCCGTCAGGCCGGGAGGGTGAGCGTGAAGCGGCAGCCGGTGCCGCCGTCGGGCAGAGGGAGGTTCTCGACGCCCACGGACCCGCCGTGCGCCTCGGCCACGGACCGCACGATCGACAGCCCGATCCCGGCCCCGCCGCCGCACGCGTCGGTCACGTGAACGACGGCGGTGCTCGCCTCGCCGGCGCGCACCAGCACGTGCACGGTCCCACCGCGGGGCGTGTGCCGGATCCCTACAACGGCGGCCGGTGGATGGTCCACGCCGTGTCGTTCCCGTCCGGGTACGACGCCGCGGTCATGGCGGGCGACCTCGACGGCGACGGCGTGCTCGGCAGCGCGGAGGAGGTCTGGGCCGCGATCGACGCCGGGTACGCCGTCGACGGCGGCGTGGTCGCGTCGTTCATCTGCCCGGTCATCCCGTTCCCGCGCGGCTGACCTTCGTCGCCGCGCCCCGCCTCGCCTCGTCTCGTCCCGCCTCGTCTCATCTCGGCCGGTGGTTCGGATCGCTTGCGTTCACGGCGCCATGACGCAACCGGTCCGAACCACCGCCAGGCGAGGGACGGGTCAGTTGTCGTGGGCGCCGCGGAAGAACACGACCCCGGTGCGGTGGCTCGCCGTACGAGGGCTTCACCCTGACGTACCGGGCGCCGTCGGCCTCCGACGTGGTGCCGTGCGACGACGTCACCGACGACGAGCTCGGTGTCCACGTCAAGCGCGCGTACTGCGGCACGGAGCTCGCCGAGAGCCTCGGTCTCCCCACCCGCTGACCGGGCGGACGGTCAGCGCTCGCTCTCCTCGCACGCGACGCCGTTGCCGTTCTTGTCGAGCCCGCTGCGGTAGCCGGGCTCGCCCTGCTGGATCGGCGCGGCGCCGGCCTTCCGGGCGTCCTTGCAGCTCCAGTAGAACCAGGCCCCGTCCTGGTCCTGCTGCTGTTGCTGCTGCTGCGCGGCCTGGTCGTCGATCTCCTGCTGGCGCACGGTGAGCTCGGACTCCTTGGCGGCGAGCTCGGACTCGCGCTCGCGCAGCGCCTGCTCGCGCTCCTCGAGCTCGGTACGCATCGCGTCGAGGTCCTGGGTGCGCTGGTTGACCTCGGTCTGCATCTCGAACGCGGCGTCGCGGGCGCGCTGCGCGTCGGCGATCGCCTGGGACGCGTCGGCGGTGCGCACCAGAGAGAACACGACGCCGAGGATGATCCCGAGCGCGAGGCACGCGACCGCGACCCCCGCGACGAGCATCGACCCCGGTCGGCGCGCCGTCCCCGGACGTGCGGCGCGGCGCGACTCGGGCGCCGCGGCGGGTGCGGTGACGGTGGCGACGGGCGTCGAGGCCGGCGGCGAGGCGGGCATCGCCGCGGGTGCCGGCGCGGGTGCTGGCGCGGGCGCCGGTGCGGGCGCCGCGGTCATGACCGGCGCCATGACCGCCGTCGTGCCGACGGCGGTGTCCACGCGACGCGCGGGCGGCACGGACGGCGGGACGGATGCCGGCCGGGCCGGCGGGGGAGGGGGCGACGCCGCGGCAGGTGCGGCGTCGTCGACCCAGTACTCCCACCCGGGCGGCGCGGGTGGCCACGACGGGTCGGGCGCCCACCCGGCGTCGGGCCGGAACCCGGGCGGCACCTGCCAGCCCGGGGGCGGGTTGAATCGCACGGGCATGTCTCTCCTTCGACGTCGAGCGGCCCCAACTATGGCGGAAACCGCCTGCCCGGGTCCACGCGCGGCTCGCCTGGCGGGCGCCCGGCGGGGTCGAGAGGATCGAGGGACGGACCCGACGGAGGAGGCGAGATGAACGACGCGAAGACCGGCCAGGTCGTCAGCGGTGCGGCCGAGGTGTACGACCGGTTCTTCCTGCCGGCGATCTTCGAGCAGTGGGCGACGCGCGTGTGCGACGCCGCGGGGCTGCGCTAGGGCGACCGGGTGCTCGACGTCGCGTGCGGCACCGGGGTGGTGGCGCGGACCGCGCGTGAACGGGTGGGGCGCGACGGCGAGGTGGTCGGCGTCGACCTCAACCCGGCGATGCTCGCGGTCGCGCGGCGGCACGAGCCGTTCGCCGAGTGGGTCGAGGCGCGGGCCGAGCGCCTGCCGTTCGAGGACGACCGGTTCGACGCGGTGCCGGGGTACGCGGCGATGGCCGAGCTCGTCGACGACGTGCTCGGCCGTGACGCGGGCGACGAGATCCGGGCGCCGTACTCGTTCGGCGACCCGGCGGCGCTCGAGAGCCTGTTCGCCGAGGCGGGCCTGACGGCGAGGGTCCGCACCGAGCCGGGCACCACGCGGTTCCCGTCGCTCGAGGACTGGGTGCGCACGGAGATCCTGGGCTGGACGCTCGCCGACCGCGTCTCCGGCGACGACGTCGACCGTGTGGTCGCCGCGGCGCCGGGCCGGGCATGTCGGTGGGCGGTGGTAGACCTGGGGCATGTTCCTGCTCGAGCACGACGGCCCGCCCGGCGCCCCCGACGGCGGGCCGCTGCTCGTGCACTCGGCGGGCGACCTGGTGCTCGCGGCGGAGTGCGAGTTCGCGCTGCTGAGCCGTCTCGACGAGGTGCTGGGCCGGGTCCCGCGCCGCGAGCGCCCCGCGGACGAGATGCTCGCCCGCACGGCCGCCGTCGGGCAGCAGCACGAGGAGCGCGTGCTGGCCGAGCTCGTCGGCCGGTTCGGCCGGGCGCCCGGCGGCGGCGGGCCCGGCGGGGTGGTCGCAGTCGAGCCGCCGCGGCGGACGTCGCGCGACGAGCTCGTCGCCGCCCACGCGCGCACGCTCGGTGCCATGGAGGCCGGTGCGGACGTCGTCTACCAGGCGTCGTTCTTCGACGGCCGGTTCCACGGGCGTGCCGACTTCCTCGTGCGGGAGGCGGTGCCCGACGCCGTTGGGCAGGCGGGCGGCCTGCGGTACGCGGTGTGGGACACCAAGCTGGCCCGGCGCGAGAAGGTGCGCGCGGTGCTGCAGCTCGCCGCCTACGCCGACCAGCTGCGCTCCGCGCGGATCGACCCCACCGAGCACGCGCACCTCGTGCTCGGCACGCGCACCGAGACCCACCACCTGCTCGCCGAGGTCATGCCGGTGTTCCGGGCGCGCCGCGAGCGGATGCTCGCCGTGGTCGACGCGCACCTCGCGGACGAGGGGCCGGTCGAGTGGGGGGACCCGCGGTTCGCCGCGTGCGGCAGCCTCGCGCGGTGCCCGGACTGCGCCGAGGCGGCCGCCCGGGCGCGCGACGTGCTGCTCGTCGGCGGCGTGTACGCGCCGCAGCGGGCGGTGCTCGCCGAGGCGGGGCTCACGACGATCGACGCGCTCGCCGCGGCGACCGAGCCGCCGTCGGGCATGCCGGCCGCGCGGTTCGAGCGGCTGCGCTTCCAGGCCGCGCTCCAGCTCGGGACCGAGCCCGGCGACGGGCGCGTGCGGTACGAGGTCGAGAGCGAGGACGGCCCGCAGGTCGC contains:
- a CDS encoding excalibur calcium-binding domain-containing protein, with translation MPVRFNPPPGWQVPPGFRPDAGWAPDPSWPPAPPGWEYWVDDAAPAAASPPPPPARPASVPPSVPPARRVDTAVGTTAVMAPVMTAAPAPAPAPAPAPAPAAMPASPPASTPVATVTAPAAAPESRRAARPGTARRPGSMLVAGVAVACLALGIILGVVFSLVRTADASQAIADAQRARDAAFEMQTEVNQRTQDLDAMRTELEEREQALRERESELAAKESELTVRQQEIDDQAAQQQQQQQDQDGAWFYWSCKDARKAGAAPIQQGEPGYRSGLDKNGNGVACEESER
- a CDS encoding amino acid ABC transporter ATP-binding protein, which gives rise to MVRARGVHKVFGHTHVLKGVDLEVARGSVTVVLGPSGSGKSTLLRCINELEQITAGSIHVDGELMGYRLDAKGVLHRLHPKVIARQRSRIGMVFQRFHLFPHLTALQNVMEAPVQVRGLSRAAARERALELLSRVGLADRVDHYPAQLSGGQQQRVAIARALAMDPELMLFDEPTSALDPELVGEVLAVMRDLARDGMTMVVVTHEIGFAREVADHVVFMDDGVIVAEGPPSEVLDNPAEPRLQEFLSHVL
- a CDS encoding ATP-binding protein; translated protein: MHVLVRAGEASTAVVHVTDACGGGAGIGLSIVRSVAEAHGGSVGVENLPLPDGGTGCRFTLTLPA